In the Diospyros lotus cultivar Yz01 chromosome 13, ASM1463336v1, whole genome shotgun sequence genome, ggtggtCTACGGCCGTGAAGCTCTTTTGGATTCCCAATGattcgcagaattggatgaattgctcacTGGTGAATTGAGTTCCGTTGTCTATGAGTATCTGCTGTGGGACCCCAAACCTGCAAATGATATTATCCCAGACAAATTTTTGTACCTTGGAGCTGGAGATTTCAGCGAGCTCTTTCGCTTcggcccatttggtgaagtaatcaacTGCCACGATGGCATGCTTGCAATTGCCACGAGCTGTTGGGAGAGGCCCAATCAGGTCCATACCCCAGACAGCAAACGGCCACGAGCTATTCATCTGTTGAAGGTAGGCCGGTGGAGCCCGCGGGATATTAGCGAACCGTTGGCACTTATCACACTTTTTCACCAAGTTGATCGCGTCTTGTTTCATCATAGGCCAATAGAATCCCTGCCGAAGGGCCTTCTGGGCTAGTGACAGAGCCCCGGCGTGGTTGCCACAATGCCCAGCATGTATTTCCTCCAGCACGGTCTGACAGTCAGAGCCCTCAATACACCTTAACAATGGAGCTGTGAATCCTCGCTTATACAACACCTCATCGTAGATATAGTAGCGAACGGCTCGAGCTCGCAGTCTGCGCGCTTCTAGTTTATCTGTCGGTAGCTTTCCTTCCCGTAGGTACGCCAGAATGGGGCTCATCCATGAGCCCTGGGATGCGTGAACCACCATCGTCTCGGCCGGTTGCTCCATGCTAGGGGCAGCTAAAAACTCCACCGGTATAGCCCCTAGAAACTCTGTATCTCGCGTAGTAGCTAGCCGAGCCAGTGCATCTGCATGGGAATTCTGAGAGCGTGGAATTTGGCGTACCTCGAACCGTTGGAAAGGAACTAGAAGTTCGCGTACTTTGAGCaggtatgctgccatcttcacCCCATTCGCCTGATATTCCCCTCGTATTTGGTTGACAACGAGCTGGGAATCGCTGAAAATTATCAGTGTTTCAGCTCGCACCTCCTTTGCCAAGCGCAGCCCTGCGAGCAGCGCCTCGTACTCGGCCTCGTTATTGGTAGCTCGGAAACCGAATCGCAGGGCGCATAGTATTCTGTGGCCCTccgggcttattagcataactcCTGCCCCAGCTCCTTGCTCGCTCGACGACCCGTCAACGTACAACTCCCAGGACGGTCCTTCCGAGGTCTCTCCTTCTACTTGGGTCGTTTCAGTGAATTCAGCGATAAAATCTGCCAGTGCCTACCCCTTGATTGCCACTCTTGGTTTGTATTCCaagtcgaactgagcgagctcaattgCCCATTTCAGCAGGCGGCCCGATGTGTCTGGCTTCTGCAAAATCTGCCTCAAGGGGTACTTAGTTAGAACATCGATCTGATGAGCCTGGAAATAAGGACGTAATTTCCTCGATGCTATGACCAAGCAGTATGCGAGCTTCTCCATCGATGTGTACCTCGTTTCTGCGTCCACCAACCTCTTGCTAATATAATAAACGGGGTATTGCACCCCTTCTTCCTCCCGAACCAAGGCTGCGCTGAGAGCATGCGCCGACACTCCTAAGTAGATCACCAGTTTTTCCCCATCTCGGGGTTTTGAAAGCAGCGGAGCTTGCCCCATATACTCCTTCAGCTGCTGGAAGGCGAGCTCGCACTCCTCACTCCAACTGAAACCTTGGGCTTTTCGTAACGTATTGAAGAAAGGGATGCACTTGTCGGTTGCCTTGGAGATAAATCGGCTTAGTGCAGCGACCTGGCCGGTTAGGCTCTGCACGTCCTTCATTCTTACAGGCGACCTCATATACAAAAGGGCCTTTATTTTTTCTGGATTGGCCTCGATACCTCTGCTGTTGACCATGAATCCCAAGAACCTCCCGGAAGCCATCCCAAATGCACATTTTAGTGGGTTCAGCTTCATATTGTAGCTCCTGAGGATCTTGAATGTTTCTCCCAAATTACGAACATGATCTGCGACCTGCTCAGACTTAACCAGCATATCGTCAACGTATACCTCCATTGTTTTCCCAATCTGCGCTTCGAACATCATGTTCACAAGTCTCTGGTAGGTCGCCCCAGCATTCTTCAACCCGAACGGCATGACCTTATAACAGTATAGCCCGCGATCGGTGATAAACGACGTGTGTTCCTCCTCGTTAGGattcatggggatctggttgtatCCCGAGTAGTcgtccatgaaactgaggagctgATGCCCCgctgttgcatccacgagctggtcaATTCTTGGGAGGGGGAAACTGTCCTTCGGGCAGGCTTTATTTAAGTTGGTGAAGTCGacgcaggtcctccacttcccgttcTTCTTTTTCACCAGCACTGGGTTGGCTACCCAGACTGGGTAGTGAGCCTCTCTGATAAACCCATTAGCCAGGAGCTTATCCACCTCCTCTTTAAGGGCGGCGTAGCGTTCTAGAGTCATCGgtctcctcttctggcgcaccGGCTTGTAGCTGGGGTCTATGTTGAGTCTGTGTGACATGACCTCCGGTGCTATCCCCACCATGTCTTCGTGATTCCACGCAAACACATCCAGGTTAGTCTTAAGGAATTCAATAAGTTGgcattttacctcgggggccaGATTCTTCCTGAGCTTCAGGCATCTTTCAGCGTCCACCTCGCTGATCGGGACCTCTTCAAGTTCTTCCACCGGGCCGGTGGCCTTGTCGCAATCCACTTCTCTGGGATCCAGGTCGTAACTCACCCCGCTCCGACTTGAAGGTCGCTGCGCTCCCTCTGTGACcacatttactttctttcctctGGTCCCCATCTTGACCGCGTCCTCGTAGCAACATCTTGTGAGGTGCTGCTCTCCCCGCACGCATCCAGTTCCGTTGGTGGTTGGAAACTTGACGGTCAGCGCTCTGGTCGAGGTGACCATATCCAGCTCGTTCATCACCGGCCTCCCGAgcacgacgttgtatgctgaggggcagtcaatgATCAGAAACTCCGCAAGCGCTGTGGCTTCACGACCTTCGCCCCCAATTGTGAATGGGAGCTTAACTCGTCCCATGGGGACGATTGCATCTCCCGTGAACCCGAAAAGTGGCTCTGGGGATGGGCCCAACTGTTCGGGCCCGAGTCCCATCTGGTCGAAACAGGCCCTGTACATCACGTTCACCGAGCTGCCGGTGTCCACCATTATTCTTCGCACCTCCATGTTGCCGATGTGAGCGCGAATGACGAGGGCGTCATTGTGCGGCCAGTGTATGTCCCTGGCGTCCTCCTCGGAGAAAGTGATTTCTTTCACTGCCATCCTAGCTCGCTTTGATGATCCCATCTGCTCGCTAGATCCTGCCACTAGGACATGATTAGCCTCACGTACATACCTTTCGTGCAACCTGTTCGATGTGCCTGCGAGGTGAGGACCGCCGTGGATCGTATAGATCGTCCGAACTACTGGTGCGCGCTCATCCTCGGGGGGCGGTCGTTGTTGATTCGCCTGCTGTGGTGGCTGATTTGCAGGTCGCACCACATAGTCTCGCAGCCGGCCCCTTCGAATCAGTTCTTCAATTGCATCCTTCAAAGCGTAACATTCAGAGGTGTCGTGCCCCACCTCGTTGTGATATGCACAAAACTTCTCCCTATTTCTGAACTTGTTGGGAGTTTTTATTGGGTTTGGCCTCCCAAaatcctctcttctcctttccatggcgaagatcctttcttgagAATCTGATAGGGCCGTATAGTTGTTGAAACGGCCTTGTCTCAGAGGTCGGTCCTCTTGTTCTTCCCGCCGAGCTCGCTTGGCTACCTGATTGTTAGACCGCTCTCCTCGGTTGTCCTTTCTGTTTCCCCCGTCGCTCCTTTTCCCGTCTCGGTTAGAGCTTCCGACTTCCTCTCTATGTCCGGCGGGCTTCTTCCTGAACGCTTCTTCCCACCGGATCTCCTTTgcagctcgttcatagaattctccCAGATCCCCAACGGGGGATTtatagatgctctcgtagagtaTCCCGTCTTTCCTGAGACCTGCCGAGATGGCCGTaaggatactttcatccgagggacTTTTAACGTTACTCACCTCGCGCCGGAACTTGGCGATGTAATCTTTGAGGGACTCGCCCGACCTTTGGAAGACCGTGGCGAGGTGGCACGGCGGGGCGAGCTGCCGTCTCAGAGCTCTGTACTGCCCGAGGAACTTCCGTTGGCATTCTTCCCAACTACCAATGCTGCGAGACGGGAGGCTTCTGAGCTAGGCGCGCAGGATGTCGCCTAAGGTCGAGGGGAATACCCGGCACTTCACCAGCGAGCTGGTGGTCTGCAGATCCATCTGGACATTGAATGCGTCTAGGTGGTCATAGGGATCGCTATCTCCGTTGTACTGTGGTATGCTCGAAACCTTGAATCTCTTGGGGAGAGCTTCGAGTTCAACTTCCTTTGTGAATGGCGTACGTTCTCCGTAGCCACTATTTTGGTCACGAACTCTTTGTCGTGCCTCCAGTTCTTGCACCCTTTGGAGCAACTCCTCGACGGCGGTGTCCTGGTCCACAGACCGTTGGAGCTGCGATCTCCTGCTTCCTCTCCCCGGTGAGCGACGTGACGGGAGGTCCGCATCCTTGGACCTTGAATTAGAGGAATTTACTGACCTTTCTGGCGAAGGAACTCTATCGGCTTCTCTTTCGTTTGGCGGGGGTCTTTCCTCTCGCGGGTGGCGAGGTCTTCGAGGTGACAGCGACTCTGGTTGTCTCGGGACCATTTGCGGCTGGGCTCGGGCAAGGGCCCTGACCGCCTCAGCGAGCTGCCTAACAGTACTCTCCAGAGCCTCCTGACGCTGCTGCCAGGCCTGAACCGCCTCTACTCCGACGGTTGGGGCGACAGGTTGGGCCGGAGCCCGTGGGGGCATTCCGGTAGTGACTCTGGTAGCCAGTGGAACCAGGGTTTCCGTCGCGGGGGCGACGGATCCCATGACAAGTGGATCATCGTGCGGTTGGTTGTGATGATTTTCAAGTAAATCGGCGATTGCGTCAGAGCTTCGTGcattccttcctcttgccattGCTATCAATCAGTGCGGGCCCTCCTTCTAGCGCCAAAGATGTTGACGTACGAAAACGGTCAACCGGAGTTCGAGAGCCCACAACATGATAACGGGTACCAAAAAGGCAAGGAATAGAAGACTGAAGCAAATAAGAAACACACACAGgacttttacgtggttcggccagaatgatgcctagtccacgaccgttctctggttattctagcagagtaacagtatgtattTTCTGATGATTGATTCTTTTACAATGGCGTCCCCTCTTCTATATATAGAGTAGGGTAGCTTACAATGCGAATTAGTCCTAAGTATGGAAGAAGTCTATTCCGTTGACGGCGCTTTCCTTATTGGTTTTGGATTATCAGGGATAGGTCCCTTGTCTTCAGGGATTCGGATTGCTTCCGATATGTAAGTGTCTATCGCTTCCGATTATCTCGCGATCTTCCAGCCGTCCGATCTGGGCGTATCTCTCGGCGAGCTGAGTCGTGATGTTTGGAGTTCGTCTGAGCGAGCTCGCTTAAAGCGAGCTCGCTGGCATCAGCGATCTGGCTTCTGGTCCCGAAGGAATGGGACTTCGCACTGATGGTTTTCGGTCTTCGGGTCTGGCGGGCTTCTGGGGAGTTTGGGCCGCTCTGCTGGGCCTTAGGTGATTCAGGTCGTTCTGTTGGGCCGGGCCCAGCCCGTCAATTGATTTCCGGAGATCGCATATAACAGTTTCtaagttaaaacatattttttttatttttaattttttggtggATGAAActgattttaatttcatttttttaacacatagaatgaataataagaataggagttttaattttaaataatatatgtatattaggtgattttgtttagtttttaagtcgttgaaagtttaatcaatattatttgggcaaattagaattaaagaaaaatcaaaacattaaacattagaattaaaatgaaaacattaaatgagtgaattcttgaatgttttaatttaaaatttatgatgtgatttaatttgtagCTCAAAAAAGATTTAATTTGTGATGTGATCATTTAATTCAATGCTCTAGCTGCTGGCACGACAAGCATTGGAATCAAACATGGAATATTCCATGTTGATCCTACTATAATTGCAATTGCTTacacaaaattcataaattaatttatgtttcgCATTAGGTGTGgagtttcatttatttttggcATGTTGATTGTGAGGGTTATGaggtatcaaattaatttatttaatactcaatattttttaaatgttaatgaattacgatgccaaaaattaatggtaaagtttgaagagttatataattttcttacatgtctcatgttttgggatatatataatactagtggatcacccatgTGATGCATGgatattgcaaaaaaaaaaaaatcattaaagcgaaagttgtataatttagtagttacaataaataaaaatcataataaagaagtaaaaaataaacaaaataatcgtgttacaatcatgagaatacaacaaaaggattacaaattttgaaagatttccttatatacattcaagggtagatgaacaataaaaagcacataactctatctcgaaatcatgtaaaaaataaacctaaattaatatataatacaataagcaatgcgtaaaaaaatacaaaaattacatgataacataaaaaaagaataaacgataaccaacatctttattctaaaatatgtattcaagggtagacgtttttttttttttaattttcacgtgtatttgtctcatatgtgcgtaCCACATGAATcctcaaggcctaatttttcctagttgcattcatatcactcacttgacaaaatagtggtgctatgttataccagaagaccaaactggataaaaaaatacggttaaaatttactaaataaaagtaaagaagaattgagaaaagagaagagaggaaatggaagtgttgaacgggaatgaaaaggaagaagaaagagagatatttgttttcttttattattttttcttccttcaaattctcctatttctctcaatttatcaaatcacatgtcaccattaagtttccctttttttcccacgctttgccacacaatccaaatcttacttaacataattttcaaaacacaaatttaatttgtatttaatttcctcaagtccaacatatagcacatcttcGAAGTAGACCAAtgggaaaaaagagaattaaataaatgacaataatcaattaagttgaaaaataaaattatgacatttaaaattataaaaaataaatttaaattaattaaattgtatgtaaaataaatataatttaaataatcaattaattatagaaataataataatcaaattttcaaaattgattatttgactttatatatttctcctaataattaattaccatatttaagataggtcaaatttttaaaaaagtaaaaaaaaaaagttaaaaaataaaattataacatttaagttatatttaaaatataagaaaataaatttaaattaattaaactatatataaaataaagataatttaaataatcaattaattataaatggtaataattaaattttcaaaattgattatccatgactttacatgtttctcctgacaatcaattaccacatttaagacaggtcaaattttaagaaagtaataaaaaaaataaagttaaaaagtaaaattataatatttaaattatatatataattataatatttaaaaatataaaaaataaatttaaattaattaaactatatataaaataagaataatttaaataattaattaattatataaatgataataatcaaatttttaaaattaattatccatatatgactatatttttcatgacaatcaattaccacatttaagatagatcaaatttttaagaaatcaacaaaaaaaaataaagttaaaaaataaaattataatatttaagttatatataaaattataacatttaaaattataagaaaataattttaaattaattaaactacataaaataaagataatttaaataattaattaattatataaatgataataattaaattttcaaaattaattatacatacatgactttacatatttctcctaacaattaattactacatttaagacatgtcacatttttaagaaaacaacaaataaaaataaagttaaaaaataaaattataacatttaagctatatataaaattataacatttaaaaatataaaataataaatttaaaataattaaactatatataaaataagaataatttaaataatcaattaattatataaatgataataatcaaattttaaaaactaattatccatatatgacttacatatttctcctgacaatcaattactacatttaagacagatcaaatttttaagaaacaacaaaaaaaataaagttaaaaaataaaattataatatttaagttatatataaaattataacatttaaaattataagaaaataaatttaaattaattaaactacataaaataaagataatttaaataattaattaattatataaatgctaataatcaaattttcaaaattaattatacatacatggctttacatatttctcctaacaattaattaccacatttaagacatatcacatttttaagaaaacaacaaataaaaataaggttaaaaaataaaattataacatttaagctatatataaaattataacatttaaaaatataaaaaaataaatttaaaataattaaactatatataaaataagaataatttaaataattaattaattatataaatgataataatcaaattttaaaaactgaTTATCCAtgtatgactttacatatttcccctgacaatcaattactacatttaatacaaatcaaatttttaaaaaagcaacaaaaaaaaataaagttaaaaaataaaattataatatttaagttatatataaaattataacatttaaaattataagaaaataaatttaaattaattaaactacataaaataaagataatttaaataattaattaattatataaatgataataatcaaattttcaaaattaattatacatacatgactttacatatttctcctagcaatcaattaccacatttaagacatgtcacatttttaagaaaacaacaaataaaaataaagttaaaaataaaattataacgtttaaattacatataaaattacaaaaaaataaatttaaaataattaaactatatataaaataaatataatttaaataatcaattaattatataaataataataatcaaaattttaaaattgattattcatacatgattttacatattccctctagtgatcaattatcacatttaagacatgtcacatttttaagaaagcaataaaaaaaataaagttaaaaaataaaattataacatttaagttatatataaaattataacatttaaaattataaaaaaataaatttaaattaattaaactatatataaaataaaaaatttacttgacagtcAGCATTCGGCAatattacctgatatctcaagatttctcccgatttaaaaaagtctcatttttctgtaatttatttcaattaaaattttatgttaatatttaaaaattaataatatagattagatcttgtctcttcatataccagtatatttacacattctccaaatactattcaaccataaaaaaaaccatttacgtgttccaagaactacatgtttttcacaaatctagacttaattaatgacctataaaaattctattttgggtaagcaaaaaaaattaaaaaatataataaaatatcaaaatagtaattggAAATGGGCGAGAAAAATTTTaacggctgttttgttataatatatatatagatgtgaggtttaattaatgttaaatttaaactaaaaacttaattttaattgttaaaaatttataattaaataacaaaattgggTCCGTTAGAGGTTCAGGTAGGtgagtgttttaaaaataaattattaataaaatttaaataaaattttaattttatatttagtattatttaaaaaagtttatgttattaatattaataatatagttaaataattttagtaggattaaataaaattattttgcacaattggggttttaaatgtataatcttaataaaattagatattaatatataattttaattaaattaataataatcacaattagggttttaaatGTGGTGTGGTTGGGACTTTGGTTCACGGGTTTGGTTAATTgtaaatttggaataaatttaaaatttgtaaaataatttatattaaatttttattaagttattaatattactataaatttggttgttaaataattttttagggCCAAATCAatgttttcttaattaattttgatattttgactttaattttaattaaaataattattcataaaaaaaaatggtgtaTTAGTAATGTTCTTAAGAATATAgcctaattttttaactttattttttattaaatctcttgttagaaattaaaataatttaattttttaattttattaattatatattataaatttaaaataataaatatatgttttttaattttttaataatatggGTTTCAAGATTTAAGCAAGGTTTAATTTTAGGTTTAATGAAGactaatcttaacaaaattatacaataatacataattgaaataaacacaaacttgTTGTTTAGTGTagtttaaatcaaaaaaatttagtttaacgataaataatatgtttaaatataacagtTGAATGTTCAATAATATAGTTgtcgagttagttatttatttaacataatattaaaattataactacaaatataatgttattaattatttggttaaacttttgttacttggtaaaaaatttaaagttctGTACGTCTGAAAGTGAAATTATAAATTACGTACTAAAGGatggttttgtgaattttcaagataatttttttcgtcatacatattatttaatttaaaatagaaattccgtcgcatcgtaagtggattgataataggtgtaaccCAAGAAGGGGTGGGATTACCAGAGAATTTTATGAGGGTGTCGATGAGTTCATTCAATTTGCGTCTACCCAAGAAAGTTTCAGAAGATTAGAAGGAAAGTTAAAGTGTCCTTGTATGAAATGCGAGTGTCTAAGGTTTAAATCAGCCAATGAGGTGAAAAGAGATATTTGTAAACATGGATTCatgaaatgttattattattggatgcatcatggtgaagaagtgtctgttgtgcctcattcagttgttgaaaataaatattatagagaagacaATTTTAGGAATCAGTTTAATTCCTATGAACAGATGGTAATGGATGTGGCTGGACTATCAAATGCAtcatatataatgcaagagactggtactggaagtggttatcagacttacaatgtagatgaagcaccaaatgaaaatgcacaagcattttatgacatgttatccactgcacaagctccattgtatccaaactgcaaagtagaaagtgaactttctgctgcagttaggatgttgagtatAAAGTCTGATTACAACATTCCTGAAGGCggatataatgaaatcatgcagtttatgcatcaaacaatgCTAACTGGTAATCAGCTGCCAACTGATttttatcataccaagaaaTTGGTTTCGCAGTTTGGTCTCGGTTATCAGAAGGttgattgttgttcaaatgggTGTATGTTGCATTACAAGGATGACGAATCCGGgatgagttgtaagttttgcgGTCATCCTTGTTTTAAACCTGTAAGAAGTgggaaaggaaaatttaaacaaattttttataaaaaaaatgtggtatttgcctCTCATACCAAGACTGCAGAGAATATATGCTTCTATGGTTACAGCTGCGAGCATGAGATGGCATCATGAAAGTCGAAGGGAGCCTGGTGTTTTGTCTCACTCGTCTAACTGGGAAgcatggaaacattttgatcaGAAATATCCTAACTTTGCCACCgatcctagaaatgtgaggcttggtctttgtgcagATGGATTCACTCCATATGGAAATTCGGGTCGGCCGTATTCTTGTTGTCCGGTTATTGTGACACCATATAACTTACCTCTTGAATTATGTTTGAAGAGAGAGTTCCTTTTTCTGACTGCTATTATTTCAGGTCCATCAAATCCGAAAAACAAGATAGATGCGTTCTTACAACCTTTAATTGATGAATTAAAATTGTTGTGTTACGAACGTGTtctgacttatgatatatcaaccaaaaataatttttcaatgaaGGCTGCTCTATTGTGGACcgtcaatgattttcctgcCTATGGAATGTTATTTGGTTGGATGATATCGGGTAGATTAGCGTGTCCATATTGTATGGAGAAAACTAAAGCATTCAACCTCAAGTATGgtggaaagacgtcattttttGACTATCACAAACAATTTTTGCCTATGGATCACACCTTCCGGAGAAATATAAGTGCATTTAGGAAAAACAGAGTCGATAATTCTTCTTCACCACCACGGTTAACTGAAGATACTGTTTTTCAAAGAGTCTGTAATTTTCCCTCTATCCTCCAGTTATAGGACTGTGTAATGCCTGGGTATTATGTTGAGCACAATTGGATAAAACGAAGCATTTTCTGGGAattgccatattggaaagataatctgATTCGACATAACTTAGATgtcatgcatattgagaaaaatgtttttgacaatcttttcaatacagttatggatttgaaaggtaaaactaaagataataccaaAGGTAGAATGGaccttaaagaatattgtaggCGCAAAGAACTTGAACTAATAGACCGTGGCAGGGGcaaatattggaaacctaaggcccaatatgtaataccccatgttcatatgaagttgccacgtagtttcgatgagtttaggatatcgaaaaattgattttatagcaatttcaggtaccgaatcgactgtagggaatgtctcggagtgaaattgtctaaagaaaattatatggtctcgacgagcgttccgagataagatttatggaattgaaagaaatcgaatcgggaacagttttcaatacaactaaaatacagctgtcattTCGActataaaatcgaatcgttgtaggagactcccgaaaaatcaacagaaccctagggggctccgattttgcgtaatgagcaacccttcaatggtttcgggatgaaacgaccACCCAATAAGGACACTAGGGCGAATAATCGtttttgactaagttttgagttattaatttttgattttcggtattgtaatgcaaattaaattgaggTTTAAGAGTATagttgcaataaagaaatttCCCAAAGTGATATTATAGTAAAATTGAgaattaatgtgtaattttttttatatatctattaatTTCTATATCCATTAATGTAATGTataaatagtatatatatatatatatgcgtgcaGTGTGTGCAATGGCCGCCCACCTCTCTGCAAATCTAAACTCATTCCTCTGCAACTTCATATCTCTATCACCCATACCCTACAACTCCAAATGAAAATCAGCCACGCCCTGCAGCATTTGGATGGATTTGCACGCAAGAAAGATTTTACAAGCAATGGGGTGTGGCCAGTGAGGTGAAAGAGCAGCCGagcgcctataaataggcat is a window encoding:
- the LOC127788033 gene encoding uncharacterized protein LOC127788033, yielding MARGRNARSSDAIADLLENHHNQPHDDPLVMGSVAPATETLVPLATRVTTGMPPRAPAQPVAPTVGVEAVQAWQQRQEALESTVRQLAEAVRALARAQPQMVPRQPESLSPRRPRHPREERPPPNEREADRVPSPERSVNSSNSRSKDADLPSRRSPGRGSRRSQLQRSVDQDTAVEELLQRVQELEARQRVRDQNSGYGERTPFTKEVELEALPKRFKVSSIPQYNGDSDPYDHLDAFNVQMDLQTTSSLVKCRYRALRRQLAPPCHLATVFQRSGESLKDYIAKFRREVSNVKSPSDESILTAISAGLRKDGILYESIYKSPVGDLGEFYERAAKEIRWEEAFRKKPAGHREEVGSSNRDGKRSDGGNRKDNRGERSNNQVAKRARREEQEDRPLRQGRFNNYTALSDSQERIFAMERRREDFGRPNPIKTPNKFRNREKFCAYHNEVGHDTSECYALKDAIEELIRRGRLRDYVVRPANQPPQQANQQRPPPEDERAPVVRTIYTIHGGPHLAGTSNRLHERYVREANHVLVAGSSEQMGSSKRARMAVKEITFSEEDARDIHWPHNDALVIRAHIGNMEVRRIMVDTGSSVNVMYRACFDQMGLGPEQLGPSPEPLFGFTGDAIVPMGRVKLPFTIGGEGREATALAEFLIIDCPSAYNVVLGRPVMNELDMVTSTRALTVKFPTTNGTGCVRGEQHLTRCCYEDAVKMGTRGKKVNVVTEGAQRPSSRSGVSYDLDPREVDCDKATGPVEELEEVPISEVDAERCLKLRKNLAPEVKCQLIEFLKTNLDVFAWNHEDMVGIAPEVMSHRLNIDPSYKPVRQKRRPMTLERYAALKEEVDKLLANGFIREAHYPVWVANPVLVKKKNGKWRTCVDFTNLNKACPKDSFPLPRIDQLVDATAGHQLLSFMDDYSGYNQIPMNPNEEEHTSFITDRGLYCYKVMPFGLKNAGATYQRLVNMMFEAQIGKTMEVYVDDMLVKSEQVADHVRNLGETFKILRSYNMKLNPLKCAFGMASGRFLGFMVNSRGIEANPEKIKALLYMRSPVRMKDVQSLTGQVAALSRFISKATDKCIPFFNTLRKAQGFSWSEECELAFQQLKEYMGQAPLLSKPRDGEKLVIYLGVSAHALSAALVREEEGVQYPVYYISKRLVDAETRYTSMEKLAYCLVIASRKLRPYFQAHQIDVLTKYPLRQILQKPDTSGRLLKWAIELAQFDLEYKPRVAIKG